The Montipora capricornis isolate CH-2021 chromosome 6, ASM3666992v2, whole genome shotgun sequence genome has a window encoding:
- the LOC138053899 gene encoding putative ATP-dependent DNA helicase Q1: MLEFSDACKVVCEKFKINSFNHHQNQAFIALVGEEKDVFVNPPTGFGKSFIYQAFPLIFDEITGVSGHDVVVISPLLNLIQDQINNLQKLGISAVSLSALKGDEEGLEDSIKDVENGRFSVVYATPEASLLNERWRSMLASPLYRSIRLCAESVDEAHVIKQC, encoded by the coding sequence ATGCTGGAATTCTCAGACGCGTGCAAAGTGGTATGcgaaaaattcaaaatcaatTCTTTCAACCATCACCAAAATCAAGCATTTATTGCTCTTGTTGGAGAAGAAAAAGATGTTTTTGTAAATCCTCCAACTGGGTTTGGAAAGTCGTTCATCTACCAAGCGTTTCCTCTGATATTCGACGAAATTACTGGAGTGAGTGGtcatgatgttgttgtcatttcACCACTGTTAAATCTGATACAAGATCAGATAAATAACCTACAGAAACTCGGAATTTCAGCAGTGAGCTTAAGTGCACTAAAAGGAGATGAAGAGGGTCTTGAAGATAGTATAAAAGATGTAGAAAATGGACGGTTTTCTGTTGTATACGCCACGCCAGAGGCCTCGTTGCTTAACGAGAGATGGCGAAGCATGTTAGCTAGCCCGCTGTACCGCTCTATAAGGCTCTGTGCAGAGTCAGTTGACGAAGCCCATGTAATCAAACAATGTTAA